The sequence GAACCTCCGGCGGGCGCGCGGTGGTTACGGCTCCAGCAGACCCGCCAGCAGCGCGCGGACCTCGTCCGGGCCCTTCACCCGGAACGCCGCGCACGTGGGCTTGTTGCCCGCGTGGATGGTGAGCCCGCCGGGCGGAATGGATGCGAAGAGGTCCTCGTCCGTGCGGTCATCGCCGATGGCCACCACGAGGGCGCCGGGCGCCGCGTCCTTCGTGGCCTCGCCCACCACGCGGCCCTTGTGCACGCCGTGCGGACGAATCTCCACCACCTTGTCCCCGGGGAGGATGTCCATGGACTGCCCGGCGAACTTCTCCGCCAGGTACAGCCGCAGCTCGCGGGACTGGATGGCGCCGAACTCCGCGTCCACCAGGCGGTAGTGCCACGCCAGCGACGCTGTCTTCTCCTCCACGAAGGAGCCCGGCACGCGCGCGGAGAAGGTCTCCAGTTCGGGGCGCACGCGCTCCTTCCAGTCGAACGTCACGCCCTCCAGCATCCGCCACGCCTCCCCCGGCGCCGGGCGGGACCACAGGCCGTGCTCGGCATACAGGCCCATGGCCAGGTCGCCCAACCATTCCTCCAGCGTCTCCTTGGGCCGGCCGCTGACGATGCTCACCGAGGTGCCGGGCCGGGCCACCAGCTTCGCCAGCAGCGCCTTCAGCGCCGCATCCGGCGCGGCCAGCTCCGGCCGGGGCGCGTAGCCCACCAGCGTCCCGTCGTAGTCCAGGAGCAGTTGCAGCCGCTCCGCCTGCTTCATCTGCGCCAGCGCCTCGGGCGCGCCCGCCTCGGCGCGCACGGCCACCGCGGGCAGCGACTGGAGCCGGTCGAGGAAGGAGGACGTCCACCAATGCACGTCCCGTGACTTCACCTGCTTGCGCAGCGTGTGCATGCGCGTGCGGCGCTCCTCCTCCGCCATCCCCAGCGCCTTCTCGATGGCGTCCGCCAAGGCGTCCACGTCGTAGGGGTTGACGATGAGCGCGCCCCCCAGCTCCGCTGCGGCGCCCGCGAACTCGCTGAGCACCAGCACGCCGTCGTCGTCCGGACGCGACGCGCAGAACTCCTTCGCCACCAGGTTCATCCCGTCCCGCACCGGCGTGACGAGCATCACATCCGCGCCCCGGTACAACCCCACGAGCTGCCGTTCGTTGAATGAGCGGTAGAGGTAGTGCACGGGCACGTTGTGTACCGTGCCGTAGAGCCCATTGATGCGCCCCACCAGCTCGTTCACCAGCTCGCGGTAGTTGGCATACGCCTCCACCTGGGTCCGGCTGGGCACTGTCACCTGGATGAACCGCAGGCGGCCACGCCACGCGGGCGTGCGCTCCAACACGCGCTGCACCGCCAGGAGGCGCCGCGGTATGCCCTTGGTGTAGTCCAGCCGGTCGATGCCCAGCAGGATGCGCTGTCCTTCGGAGGACCGGCGCAGGTTCGCCACCTCCTCCTGCATGCCGGGCTCGCTCGCAATCGATTCGAAGGCCTGCGCGTCGATGCCCATGGGGAAGGCGCCCACGCGCACGTCGCGGCCCTCCCAGATGATGCGGTCGATGTCCGTGTCCAGCCCGAGGTGCCGCAGCAGCGCTCCGGAGAAGTGCCGCACGTAGCTCACCGTGTGGAAGCCGATGAGGTCCGCGCCCAGCAGCCCCTTCAGCAGCTCACGCCGGCGCGGCAGCGTGCTGAAGATTTCCGACGACGGAAACGGGATGTGGTGGAAGTAGCCGATGCGCGCGCCGGGCAGCCGCTGGCGCAACATGCCGGGCACCAGCATGAGCTGATAGTCGTGGACCCAGATGGTGTCCCCGGGCTCGTAGTGCTTCGCCACCAGGTCCGCGAAGCGCTCGTTGACCTTGCGGTACACCTCCCAATCGCGGTCCTGGCGCGGAATGCGCTCCAGCATGTAGTGGCACAGCGGCCACAGGACGCGGTTGGAATAGCCTTCGTAGTAGCGGCTCACCTCGCTGGCGGACAGCGTCAGCGGCACGCAGCGCAGCTCCGCGAGCTGGGCGTCCACGCGGGCGCGTTGACTTTCCGACAGGCGGGAGACATCCCCGGGCCAGCCAATCCACAGCCCCCCCGAGCGTTCGTGCGGACGGCGAAGGCCGGTGGCCAGGCCTCCCGCGCTGCGGACCACGGAGACAGTGTCCTTCTCCACCTTGACGGTGACAGGAAGCCGGTTCGAGACGAGTAGGAGTCGGGACATAGGCCCCTCCTGAATTAGTCACTCCGTGCAGGAATGGCCATCGTCGAAACGGGCTTCATGCCAGATGTGGGTCCCTCGTGTCGGGTGGCCATCGGTGTCCAGCCCAGCCGTGACAGCAGCGCGGGCTGCCGGCCCGGCTTCCACACGAAGGCATCCAGCACATAGTGCGTGGCCTGCGGCAGCGCGAGCAGCGGCACCACGAGCGACAACACATCCGGCGGCAGCGTCACATCGCTCTCGCCGAAGAGCGCGCCGTGTTCGCGCCACACAGCCTGATCCCACAGGAACTCCTCCGCCAGGGCCAGCGCCACCAGGAACAGCAGGAAGCCCGGCAGCCCCGCGCGCAGCAGCGCCGCCCCCGCGCCATAGCCGCCCTCCTCCAGCCGTCCCCGCGCATAGCGGAAGAGCAGCGCGAAGTAGGGAACGCCGTGCAGCACCACGTTCATCACCGTGAACGTGAAGTCGTCCCGCGCGACGACGATGCCGCCGAACCACGCCACCCACGTCGCCACCACCAGCAGCACCTTGCCCGCTTGCACGCCCTCGCCGCGCACCACGCGCGCGGCCTGGAAGCCGGCCCACGCGAAGAGCACCCCCGCGTGAAGCCAAAGCCCCACGGCGCCCACCCAGGACGGAAGGCCCGACAGGAAGTCCCCGGGCACGAACCACCAGAAGCCGCGCGGCAGGTTCGCATGCCACCAGACGACGGGGCCCAGCGTGGCGGCATAGACGGCAGCGGCATCCAGGCGCCGCTCCAGCACGGAGACGCGCGCCTTGCGGCCGTACAGCGCCACCCAGCCGTACTGCTGCCGCACGAAGTGGCTGAGCGCGACATAGGCGAACAGCGTCCAGAACGTGCCCGGCGACACGAGGTGGGCGAGCACGCCCGCCATGTAGGCGGCCAGCGGCGCGCCCAGGTAGAGCCCGGGGCGGGTCCGCAGCTCGTCCGGATCCAGGTAGGTGCGGAACAGCGTGGACCAGACGTGGGCCACGTCCACGCAGACGACGAAGAGCAGCCATGCCCACAGCGGCGTGCCGCCCGCCACGCCCAGCCAGGGCGCGGCGAGCACGAAAGCCACGGAGACGAGCGCGCTGCCAGCGAAGACGGACAGGTCCACTCCCGGACTGAACAGCCAGCCCTGGGAGGGCGCGAGAAGACGAGGCATCGGGGCCATGCAGCCTACCAGAGTCTCCGCGCCAGGGACTCGGCACCGGGCCCACGTCCGGATGCGGTATGAACCGTCCCATGCACGCCGCCGCGCCCACAGAGGCCCGCACGCACGGAGACAGGGTGGGCCTTGAATACGCCGCGGACCTTCCGCTGCCCCCTCCGCGCTTCCGGCGCCGGCTGCTGGCGGTGATGCTGCTCGCCGGCTGGGTGCCGCTGGTGCTGCTCGGCGTGCTGGCACAGGCCGCGCTGGAGCGGGTCCTGTCGGTGTCCATCGCCCCGGTGGAGGGCGTGCTGGAGGAGGTCGCCTCGGAGCTGGCGCGACGGGAGCTGCCGCAAGACTCGCTCAACGAGGCGCGGCTCAACCTCGCGCAGGCGGAGCTGGCGCGACGAGCCCTGGTGCGCCGCGTGCCCGCCTTCATCACCGCGCTGGTCCTCATTTCGGGGGCGGCGCTGACGGTGGCCTCGGTGCTGCTCGGGCGAGCCCTCACGCGTCCGGTGCGCACCCTCACGGAAGGCATGTGGGCCTATGCGCGCGGCGACCTCTCCGTGCGGCTCGCCGCCCCCGAGCCTCCCCGCGACGAGCTGCAGTTCCTCCTGGGCCAGTTCAACCGCATGGGCCAGGAGCTGCTGTCGCAGCGCGAGCGGCTCAAGTCCGCGGAACAGATTGCCGCCTGGCAGGACGTGGCCCGCGCGCTCGCGCACGAGCTGAAGAACCCCCTCACCGCAATGAAGTTGTCGCTCGCGCGTCTGAACCGGACGGATGCGTCCACGCCCCACGACACCACCCGCATCACCGAGGCCGTGGCCCTCCTCCAGGAGGAGGTGGACCTGTTGATGCGGATGACCCAGAGCTTCTCCACCTTCGCGCGCCTGCCCGCGCCGCGCTTCCAGGACGTGCCCCTGCGCCCGCTGCTGGCCGAGGTGTGCACCCTGTACGCGGGCACGTCCCCCGTGCCCGTGGAGCTTCGCCCTGGCGCGGAGGCCACGCTGCGCGCGGACCCGGATGGCCTGCGTCGCCTCTTCGGCAACCTGGTGAAGAACGCCACCGAGGCCTCTTCCGCCAGCGCCGCGCCCGTCCACGTCACACTGGAGTCGACGCAGCCGGGCACCGTGTCCGTCACCGTGGCGGATGGAGGCAGCGGCGTCCCCACCGTCCTCGAAGGCCCGGCCCTCACGCGAGGCCTCTTCAGCACCAAGCCCGGCGGCAGCGGCCTGGGCCTGCCCATCTCCCAGAAAATCGTCCACGAGCACGGCGGCAGCCTGCGCCTGGAGCCCGCGCCCGGAGGCGGTACGCTCGCGCGCGTGGAACTGCCCCTCACCCCGCCACCGTCCCCATGAAGCCCGGTCCTCGCATCCTCATCGTCGATGACGACTCTGGCGTCCTCAGGGCCCTGCGCGGCCTCCTGAGCGATGAGGGCTTCACGCCCGTGGAGGCCCGCTCCGCGGCGGAGGCCTCCCAGCTGCTCGACGCGCCCGAAGGTCCCCCGGCGATGATGCTGCTCGACCTGCGCATGCCGGGCGAGACGGGCCTGGAGCTGCTCGCGCGCCTGCCCCGGCCCTTCCCCGCGCCCGTGGTGGTGCTGTCCGGAGAGGCGTCGCCCGCTGAGGCCGTGCAGGCGCTGCGGCTGGGCGCGACGGACTTCGTGGAGAAGCCACCCTCCCCCGAGCGGCTGCTCACCGCCGTGCGAAACGCACTGGCGCTGGGCTCGCTCCAGGAAGAGCGCGAGCGGCTGCTGGACGCGCTGGCCCGCCCCGGCCACCTGGTGGGTGACAGCCCTGGCATGGTGTCACTGCGCCAGCTCATCGCGCGCGTGGGCCCCAGCGACACCGCCATCCTCATCACCGGCGAGACGGGCACGGGCAAGGAACGCGTGGCGCGGGCGCTGCACCTCGCCTCAGGACGCAAGGGCCGGCTCGTCGCCGTCAACTGCGCGGCCATTCCCTCCACCCTGCTGGAGAGCGAGCTGTTCGGCCACGAGAAGGGCGCGTTCTCCGGTGCGCTGTCGCGGCGCGCGGGCCGCATCGAACAGGCGCACGGCGGCACGCTGTTCCTCGACGAACTGGGCGACATGCCACTGGAGCTCCAGGCCAAGCTGCTGCGCGTCCTGGAGACGAAGGAAGTGGAGCGGCTGGGCGGCAGCCTGCCCGTCCCGGTGGATGCGCGCGTCGTCGCGGCCACGCACCAGGACCTCGCCCGCGCGGTGAAGGAGGGCCGCTTCCGGCAGGACCTCTACTTCCGCCTCAACGTGATGCCCCTTCAGGTGCCGCCCCTGCGCGAGCGGCCGGAGGACTTGCTCCCCCTGGCCCGCGCCTTCGCGGCGGAGTTCGCGGGGCCGCAGGTGCCACTGGTGCTCGCGCCCGGCGCGGAGACCTCGCTGCGCGCCTATGCGTGGCCGGGCAACGTGCGTGAGCTGCGCAACCTCATCGAGCGCCTCAACCTGCTCCGGGGTGAGGGCCCGCTCACCCTGGGCCCGGAGCTCGTCTCCGCGCCCCAGGCCACCGCCGCGGCCAGCCGCCCCTCCCTGGGACAGAAGAACTACCGAGAGCACGTGGAGGACTTCGAGCGCGAGCTCATCCGCGCGGCGCTCCAGGAAGGCGAAAGCATCGCCGGGGCCGCGCGGCTGTTGCAGGTCGACCGGGGCAACCTCTACCGGCGCATCAAGGCGCTCGGACTCCCTGTCACCTGAAGCCCCGCTGGAGTGCAGCTGCTCTGCCCCCGATTGTCGGACCCGCCGCAACCACGGCCCCAGGACCGAAAGCGCCCCCATGCCTCCAGGCGGGTGCCGGACGGCCGCACGCAATCGTCGCTGGCGATGTCAGTACCACATCACGACTCGACATCCCGATGTCTCCATGACATCGACATGGCTGCTCGGCCCTCGTTCTTTCAGGCACTTGCCCGACGCCTCTGGGTGGAACGGCCCGTGCTCTCCCTTCCTGCATGAACCGCTTCGCGCTCCTCATTTGTCTCCTCCCCGCGCTCGCAGTCGCGCAGCCAGCCCCTGCACCTGAACCTGAGCCACGCTCCGACGCGCCCTCATCCGCGGAAGCCGCTCCGTCGCAAGGTGAAACGGGAAACAACCCGCAGTCAGAGCGTGCGGAAGGCGCAACCCCTGCCACGAACAACCAGGAAGCTGGCGGCAAGCCACGCTCCCCCACGACCGACGCCCGAGGCGACACCTCAGCGGACACGCAGAAGTCCTGCCCCGACGACTTCGAGGACGACGACTCGGGAGACACCCGCGTTCTGGCCCCGCTTCAGCTCGCCGTGGATGGGCGCTCGCTCACGCCCGGCCGCATCGAACTGCACGGGCTTCACTGGCTGACGGATGCGCAGGTGCGCGCCTTCATCGGTGCGCCCCGTGCGGATTCAGGGGCCCTGCTGAGCGGAAGGGACGTCCACCTGTTCCTCCGGCGGCTCGCTCGC is a genomic window of Myxococcus virescens containing:
- a CDS encoding bifunctional alpha,alpha-trehalose-phosphate synthase (UDP-forming)/trehalose-phosphatase, whose amino-acid sequence is MSRLLLVSNRLPVTVKVEKDTVSVVRSAGGLATGLRRPHERSGGLWIGWPGDVSRLSESQRARVDAQLAELRCVPLTLSASEVSRYYEGYSNRVLWPLCHYMLERIPRQDRDWEVYRKVNERFADLVAKHYEPGDTIWVHDYQLMLVPGMLRQRLPGARIGYFHHIPFPSSEIFSTLPRRRELLKGLLGADLIGFHTVSYVRHFSGALLRHLGLDTDIDRIIWEGRDVRVGAFPMGIDAQAFESIASEPGMQEEVANLRRSSEGQRILLGIDRLDYTKGIPRRLLAVQRVLERTPAWRGRLRFIQVTVPSRTQVEAYANYRELVNELVGRINGLYGTVHNVPVHYLYRSFNERQLVGLYRGADVMLVTPVRDGMNLVAKEFCASRPDDDGVLVLSEFAGAAAELGGALIVNPYDVDALADAIEKALGMAEEERRTRMHTLRKQVKSRDVHWWTSSFLDRLQSLPAVAVRAEAGAPEALAQMKQAERLQLLLDYDGTLVGYAPRPELAAPDAALKALLAKLVARPGTSVSIVSGRPKETLEEWLGDLAMGLYAEHGLWSRPAPGEAWRMLEGVTFDWKERVRPELETFSARVPGSFVEEKTASLAWHYRLVDAEFGAIQSRELRLYLAEKFAGQSMDILPGDKVVEIRPHGVHKGRVVGEATKDAAPGALVVAIGDDRTDEDLFASIPPGGLTIHAGNKPTCAAFRVKGPDEVRALLAGLLEP
- a CDS encoding sensor histidine kinase, which encodes MNRPMHAAAPTEARTHGDRVGLEYAADLPLPPPRFRRRLLAVMLLAGWVPLVLLGVLAQAALERVLSVSIAPVEGVLEEVASELARRELPQDSLNEARLNLAQAELARRALVRRVPAFITALVLISGAALTVASVLLGRALTRPVRTLTEGMWAYARGDLSVRLAAPEPPRDELQFLLGQFNRMGQELLSQRERLKSAEQIAAWQDVARALAHELKNPLTAMKLSLARLNRTDASTPHDTTRITEAVALLQEEVDLLMRMTQSFSTFARLPAPRFQDVPLRPLLAEVCTLYAGTSPVPVELRPGAEATLRADPDGLRRLFGNLVKNATEASSASAAPVHVTLESTQPGTVSVTVADGGSGVPTVLEGPALTRGLFSTKPGGSGLGLPISQKIVHEHGGSLRLEPAPGGGTLARVELPLTPPPSP
- a CDS encoding sigma-54-dependent transcriptional regulator, giving the protein MKPGPRILIVDDDSGVLRALRGLLSDEGFTPVEARSAAEASQLLDAPEGPPAMMLLDLRMPGETGLELLARLPRPFPAPVVVLSGEASPAEAVQALRLGATDFVEKPPSPERLLTAVRNALALGSLQEERERLLDALARPGHLVGDSPGMVSLRQLIARVGPSDTAILITGETGTGKERVARALHLASGRKGRLVAVNCAAIPSTLLESELFGHEKGAFSGALSRRAGRIEQAHGGTLFLDELGDMPLELQAKLLRVLETKEVERLGGSLPVPVDARVVAATHQDLARAVKEGRFRQDLYFRLNVMPLQVPPLRERPEDLLPLARAFAAEFAGPQVPLVLAPGAETSLRAYAWPGNVRELRNLIERLNLLRGEGPLTLGPELVSAPQATAAASRPSLGQKNYREHVEDFERELIRAALQEGESIAGAARLLQVDRGNLYRRIKALGLPVT